In the Zingiber officinale cultivar Zhangliang chromosome 5A, Zo_v1.1, whole genome shotgun sequence genome, GGGGAGAAATTTTGCCTACTCCAGCAGGTTGTATTTTTGAACCATCTGCAAGGGTTATAACATGGGTTTTTTTTTGTGGAAGACAAGTTTGAAAGCAATGAAGGATTACCAGCAATATGGTCGGATGCACCGGAGTCCAGAATCCAGGAGGAAGAGGGCAAAGAGTGAGAAAAGCAAACCGAAGAATTACCAGATTGAAGTTCTAGGGCTGCTACATCGCTAGAAGCAGCTTTGAAATTAAGGAACTCTTTATATTCGTCGTTAGACACGACGAACTTGTTTTCTTGTAGAGATTCATCTTTCTTGGCTGAGTCTACCACTTGCACCTGTGACATATTTGCAGATTTTGCTGGGAAGCCATGTAAAGTGAAGCATCGATCTCGAGTATGTCCTATTCGATTACAATGGGAACACTGTGGTCAATTTCCACGACCTCCTCTCCCACGTCCACAACCCCGGCCTCCACGATCAGAGTTGGTAAAGAGTATAGCAGAATCATCTTCAGTTTTGAGAGACCCATCTGTCAATGGCACACGAACCAACCGATCAATGAGTTCATCGACAGTAGGAATATTTGGGTTGGTAAGGACTTGATTCTTGACACTGTCAAAATTCTTATGTAATCCGTGAAGAACAAACACCATATACATCTGATCCAATTTCTCCAACACTTAACTGGGATCGCTGTATGTTAGGTGCATCTTGACTTGATGAATCGTGGACTGGGCTTTGTTGAGATACAAAGTTAAGTCATGATCCTGCATCTGAAGAGTTGCCAAATTATGGACAGAATCATAGAGCCGTTGAATGTCATTGGCATAAACACTCTTAGCTTTTTTCCAGATATCATAACAGGACTTGTAGGAGCGATAATGAACCAAGAGTGATGGGTCAATAGACTGCCAAAGAAGAGACACCAGCTGATAATCAACTCTCTGCCATTCAGCCTTCGATGCATCATCATGCTCCGCTACTTGAGTTTCGAGGTGATCTGAAAGCCCTTGACCAAGGAACCAAATCTCAACAGCCGAAGACCAATCCATATAATTTTTGCCATTGAGTTTCTCAGAGGTAATAGAGGGAGTTCCTGAAAAGGCAAATGAAAAGGGGCTTTTCTGGACCTGAACCTTGCTGGACCATGCtcgatgaggatgaggatgaggatgaggcCATAGTAACAGTGATAAGCtagtgaagcagaggaagaagaggCGACCTTGTCTGGTAGGTGTTGTCTTCTGGATTTGAGAAGAAAGAGACAAACCTCAGGCTTTGATACCATGTAAAGAGTAATCAAGACTCAGGACTTTGTGAGTCCAAAACTTAGAACTTATTACTTAGCAGGTACCTAATTTATACAAGAGATGATACACTCACACTTTACAAGAAAGAGACTCTTCGGTTTCTATGATACCAGTAAACACTATTAACTCCTAGTTTCCAACAGAGACTCTTCGGTTCCCATGATACTATTAACTCCTAGTTTCCAACACATaagatgttaaataaataattaattggtaaataagagaaaaaaattcaaTATCTATATTTTTCTGCTTTGCTgttaatgaaataatttgatcATGTGATTTGAATGGTACTTGAAAAACTAGTCTTCTGCTTCTATGGTTGCCAATATTGCCTTCAAGTATTCTTTGTCAATTTGTCCTCTTGAAAGCTTCTAATGTAAACTAAATCTTATTCTTATGCATTTTACATTCcctcttttttttctctctttttgtgCAGAGTTCATCTTTTGAAAGTTCTTGAGACTCGGAAAATGGTATTGCGCAAAGAACAAGGCATGGCCTTTGCACGTGCTGCAGCTGCTGGTTTTGACATGGACACGCTGCTAGATTTGATCTCTTTCTCTGAAAATTTTGGTGCCTCACGTCTAAAGTACGTGTTTTCGATCAAATTTTCTTTTGTTAATACATTCGGAAACCAGTATTGGTTCTTGTATTCATAACTTGTACTGGTCATTTCTTAAAATTGTGGTATAGTGACAATGCAAACCTTAAGGCTTTCACATATTCCACATTGTAAAACAGGGAAGCCTGCGTATCCTTTATGGATTTATGGAAGAAAAAGCATGAGACTGGACAATGGCTTGAAGTCGAGGCTGTAGAAACAATGTCAATGCGGTCTGAATTTTCTGCTTTGAATGCCTCAGGCATTATATTTACTGCAGATGTTATGGCTCAGAAAGATCATGGGGATTCACAATCTGTGTATGCTGGTGATATGGTTGCTGATAGCAATGGAAAATCTGGTATATATGCTCTAAATATGTTTGCTAAACTCACTTTACATTAATATCACTGTTAAAAAAAGATGGCTCCAATTCAAATAATTCATACTATTTTAGTAAAGATGAAGTTCGGCAATGTTATATTTAGCTATCTAGAATATGTTAGTTGATGACCAAATGCCTTTGGAAACTCAAGGTTTGTGTGCAATTGAAATTGTCAAGAAGCTTCCCCATATTGATGCTCTCAACATTGCAATTTCTTGTGTCTTACAATAAATCAATTCTTATTTTGTCTGGTTGGCTTTCTAATCCTGGTTCAAAATTTTTGAGAAAAATGATCAGTTCTTAATCTCACTTTTGATGGGATTATTATTATCTAAATcttatataatattatttaaacaACTGTTGTTGAGATTATTGTTATCTGAATCTCATGTAGCATTCTTCAAATGACTAGGCTGATTAAATCATGAATGGAAAAAAATACTTCAGTGAAACGGAAGCACTGTTTGCAAGAACATTGTCTGATTCATCCCATTGCTAACTTTATGTTGGTTCTAATTCGTACATTGCAAACCACTGTATCTTAATCATCAGTTTCTTTTCCAGATAAGAAGATCCCTTCAGAATCAAAAGTACCACCTCACCCGGAGTATTTTCAAGGTCAATTTCAGCCTCCCACTTATCCACAGTGGCCTATGCATACTCCACCAGGTCCTCCTCCTATGTTTCAACCATATCCCATGCAGGGAATTCCCTATTACCAGAACTTTCCAGGAAGTGCTCCGTATTTTCATCCTCCTTATCCTCCAGTGGAGGATCCTCGATATAACAGTTCTCGCAGAAAGGGTTCAAAAAGGCAATCAATGGATAGTAAAGATATTGAATCCGAGGCTTGGGATAGGAGCTCACAATCACAGGACGATACAGATGGAAATCCATCAGATCTTGAGAACGAAAGTTCTCATGGGCATAAATCTCATAAAAAAAGTGGTCGTTCGGGAAAGAAGAAGTCTGGTGTTGTTGTTATTCGCAACTTAAATTATATTGCATCCCAGAAGCATGGAGCTAAGAATTCTGAAGGTGACCAACAGTCTGCTTCTGGATctgaatcagaagaagaaagtgaagatGCACATCCTGAAGTACGAGAAAGCAAGCACAAACACTCCAAGCGAATTTCAAAAAAAGATCATGGAACAAAACCTGTTGAATATTCAGATGCATATGGCAACGATAAAGGTTTATTTGGAGAGGAGGCAGATTCTGGAAATTGGCAAGCATTTCAAAGTTTCTTACTAAATGCTGAAGAAAAATCAAGAAGAGCTGATAAAGACATGTTTGCAGGAGAAAAAGATCCTccatcaaaaaaaaaacaaagcaaaCTTGAAGCTGATCCCATTGTCCCTTTTGAACGAGATTACGATGAATTCAATGACCACAAGATACTAGGAATTGATTCTATTAATGGGAAGGCAAGACGAATGAAGCAGGCAACTTCTGATGATCACTTGTTAGTTTCAAGCTACGGAAGAGATGCAATAGATAACCAGTTCAAAGAGATAGAAGGCTCAGGCGGAGCATATCGGCAGAGGAGTAGTGAAGAGTTCATGATTTATGGGGAAGACAAGCAATTGAGTGTTATGAGGTCTTCTGATCCACTCATTGATCCTACCAATGAGCGAATTGATAATGCACTGAAGAACTCTTCATACACTATGACAGATGAGTCCTTCTTGATCCCTTATAGGTCAGACTTGCCAGAAGTTGGATCAGGCAACATAGCTATTATTGGGATGGATTCTGAGATCCCCACAACTCATGAGGAGCCTCAAGACTCTAATGATAATGCTAAAACCCAACTTTTTTATGAACCAGATGAGTTGTCTATGGTTCCTGATCGTGCAATGGAAAGTTTATCTATAGGATATGATCCAGTTATGGATTATGATTTTGAGCTTCCTGTTGAGAACACCATCAAAGTGATAGCTAGTCACGAAGAAGACCTCTCTACAAACACAAAAGAGGAACCAAAGAAATCAGACAAGGAGAAAAACTTGAAAGCATCAAATGacagcttggagaaaaggagggATGTACTGGCAAAAAAGGGTGCATCCTCAAAGCTTAGTTTGTTGACAGAAGCTCAAAAACGAGCAGAGAAGCTGCGATCTTATAAAGGTGATCTCcagaaaatgaagaaagaaagggtAATTCTC is a window encoding:
- the LOC121980930 gene encoding COP1-interacting protein 7-like — protein: MRSDALLDSAVFQLTPTRTRCDLVVIANGKTEKLASGLLTPFLPHLKTAQDQIAKGGYSIVLEPDPDNDAAWFTKGTVERFVRFVSTPEVLERVTTIEKEILQIENAIAIQGNENAGLSTVEDHQSKPAETFEVTKTSVDSDAGKAIVLYKPGSQPDPPDSNGSAKPQENSKVHLLKVLETRKMVLRKEQGMAFARAAAAGFDMDTLLDLISFSENFGASRLKEACVSFMDLWKKKHETGQWLEVEAVETMSMRSEFSALNASGIIFTADVMAQKDHGDSQSVYAGDMVADSNGKSDKKIPSESKVPPHPEYFQGQFQPPTYPQWPMHTPPGPPPMFQPYPMQGIPYYQNFPGSAPYFHPPYPPVEDPRYNSSRRKGSKRQSMDSKDIESEAWDRSSQSQDDTDGNPSDLENESSHGHKSHKKSGRSGKKKSGVVVIRNLNYIASQKHGAKNSEGDQQSASGSESEEESEDAHPEVRESKHKHSKRISKKDHGTKPVEYSDAYGNDKGLFGEEADSGNWQAFQSFLLNAEEKSRRADKDMFAGEKDPPSKKKQSKLEADPIVPFERDYDEFNDHKILGIDSINGKARRMKQATSDDHLLVSSYGRDAIDNQFKEIEGSGGAYRQRSSEEFMIYGEDKQLSVMRSSDPLIDPTNERIDNALKNSSYTMTDESFLIPYRSDLPEVGSGNIAIIGMDSEIPTTHEEPQDSNDNAKTQLFYEPDELSMVPDRAMESLSIGYDPVMDYDFELPVENTIKVIASHEEDLSTNTKEEPKKSDKEKNLKASNDSLEKRRDVLAKKGASSKLSLLTEAQKRAEKLRSYKGDLQKMKKEREEEERKRLDALKREREKRIAARSGSTTTQPKSHLAAKPSPSPLKGSKFSDAEPASSPLRKLAPQTSSNGFSDLQKATKSSRLNGSNNGLTRSTSALPEVKKESSGCISEAKTESLRMKRLSDPKSSSTYRASTIKPATADQGPKRNVPDEPEKKITEITQLDQSKSTTLPELRIKTKTLSERVEAKIATKDPVKKELESRTSQVSDGTKPTNEKSPSTSEDNHVIEKTVVVLEDNVVAAPTVQQPDEIIGKKERSHGDGSVIVYAFTHAPPSSITISQVGDSSQSKLDELQNHPEVVIPQPRSEPPKFVGSTSMEKPYEAPYAKLSSFDDPMNTISQYDGGLSATDSETVALHVEDAMVRVSNFEVLDSGHQTHETLEKPRSKEAKGFRKLLKFGRKGHNSTSAEGNQDSDTTLDDQAIAATSSNDVSRSFSILSPFRSRNSEKKQAVA